In the Candidatus Glassbacteria bacterium genome, one interval contains:
- a CDS encoding aldo/keto reductase, translated as MRNIDRRTFIRSALVGAGALALPSWSGGSLDTLVAAPAAGCSATDMVTLGSSGIVTSRLAVGSGTHGVRKSSNQTRLGLDKFVGLIRHGFERGVTFWDMADQYGSHPCYREALKHVPREKVVILTKSTTRDAAGMKADIERFRRELDTDVIDILLLHSLMDPGWTAKMQATMDVVSEAREQGVLRTFGVSCHDLGALKAAVASDWVEVILARINHAGAAMDGSPEVVAPVLREAHDKGKGIIGMKLAGAGRIRDQLSESLSYVLSLGSVDAFTMGFESTAELDDFCDKVAALGA; from the coding sequence ATGCGAAACATAGATCGCAGAACCTTTATCCGCAGCGCGCTGGTCGGCGCCGGCGCGCTGGCCCTGCCGTCGTGGTCCGGCGGCTCCCTCGACACGCTTGTCGCGGCCCCGGCGGCCGGCTGCAGCGCCACGGACATGGTCACCCTCGGCAGCTCGGGGATAGTAACCAGCCGGCTGGCCGTCGGCAGCGGTACGCACGGAGTGCGGAAAAGTTCCAACCAGACACGGCTTGGGCTGGACAAGTTCGTCGGGTTGATCCGCCACGGCTTCGAGCGCGGTGTGACATTCTGGGACATGGCCGACCAGTACGGCTCGCACCCCTGTTACCGCGAGGCGCTGAAACACGTACCGCGGGAAAAAGTGGTGATCCTGACCAAGTCCACCACGCGCGACGCCGCCGGGATGAAAGCGGATATCGAGCGCTTCCGCCGCGAGCTGGACACCGACGTGATCGATATCCTGCTGCTGCACAGCTTGATGGATCCGGGCTGGACGGCGAAGATGCAGGCCACGATGGATGTTGTCTCCGAGGCCCGCGAACAGGGGGTCCTGCGGACATTCGGCGTGAGCTGCCACGACCTGGGCGCGCTGAAAGCGGCTGTGGCCAGCGACTGGGTGGAGGTGATCCTGGCGCGGATCAACCACGCGGGCGCGGCGATGGACGGATCGCCGGAAGTGGTTGCCCCTGTGCTGAGGGAAGCTCACGACAAGGGCAAGGGCATAATCGGCATGAAACTGGCCGGAGCGGGCCGTATCCGCGACCAGCTCAGCGAGTCGCTGAGCTACGTGCTGAGCCTGGGTTCGGTGGACGCGTTTACGATGGGATTCGAATCCACAGCGGAGCTGGATGATTTCTGCGACAAGGTTGCCGCTCTCGGCGCATGA
- a CDS encoding alpha-galactosidase, with protein MFCTRISVVTSTIVTMMLTALFACGSSSGGRVLEDEQIRVELTPSGGLQVSLKASGGEVPLSTGKNAAFALVDSDGNLVELMPSSVESYQAPADDEFGPGEGLKVEMQPVGSSPLSELKVRVEIRLVDKKPGVIVCRADISGLDSAAMARLGGVSFYRLNLRADLADPQAAPHDFYLFQGAGYQWGKWHTRIEVTEDYAAENWTVRHLPEQREGGGYPFNYLWTAGAGLALAQIDTVHHVMSLPVNTGPDGSVTISLDRPAEFIRPDETGAEPGLPVMVGAFRGDFYAPLKAYGALLERGPFTFAKVPPDAYEPIWCGWGFGRDFTPQDIYKTLPAVRDLGIPWVVIDDGFQQSIGDWPLIKEKFPRGDADMRALVDSIHAAGFKAKLWWVPMNVQSTDPLIEEHPDWVVLDSEGREKREDWWDVSQLCPAYPPVVEQQKELVRRFLEDWDYDGFKMDGGCLGMVTPCYNPAHGHKHPEESCRAVASFFQALQQEAERIKPGAVMEVCECGLPHDPFKMQFYNQQVSADPVSSDQVRARIKTYRALLGDDAALYGDHVELSTGPYPGDGVEVREVGSDFASTLALGGVIGSKFTGLADSPGEDERKRHLGIRSHWRHWFELSDRLRLHEGTYLNLYDIGWDLPETHVVARGDTLYYGIFAQGFDGKAELRGLEPGRQYLLTDYSTGKELGRLAATGHDTFECSVDGNLLVRAAPAE; from the coding sequence ATGTTCTGCACCAGAATTTCCGTAGTCACTTCGACCATTGTTACCATGATGCTTACCGCTCTTTTTGCCTGCGGTTCATCTTCGGGCGGGCGGGTGCTCGAAGACGAGCAGATCAGGGTGGAACTGACCCCGTCCGGAGGCCTGCAAGTGAGTCTCAAGGCTTCCGGCGGAGAGGTGCCGCTCAGCACGGGTAAGAATGCCGCGTTCGCCCTGGTGGATTCGGACGGCAATCTGGTGGAGCTGATGCCGTCCTCGGTTGAAAGCTACCAGGCTCCGGCGGACGATGAGTTCGGGCCGGGAGAGGGGCTGAAGGTTGAGATGCAACCGGTTGGAAGCAGCCCGCTTTCCGAACTGAAGGTGCGGGTGGAAATCCGTCTTGTTGATAAAAAACCCGGCGTGATTGTCTGCCGGGCCGATATCTCAGGACTGGACAGTGCTGCGATGGCCCGGCTGGGAGGAGTCAGTTTCTACCGGCTGAACCTCCGCGCCGACCTGGCCGACCCCCAGGCGGCCCCCCATGATTTTTACCTGTTTCAGGGAGCGGGTTACCAGTGGGGCAAGTGGCACACCCGGATCGAGGTTACCGAGGACTACGCGGCCGAAAACTGGACTGTCCGCCATCTGCCGGAACAGCGCGAGGGCGGAGGCTATCCGTTTAACTACCTCTGGACCGCCGGTGCCGGCCTGGCCCTGGCCCAGATCGATACGGTGCACCACGTGATGTCGCTGCCGGTAAATACCGGTCCCGACGGCTCGGTGACAATCTCGCTGGACAGACCCGCCGAGTTCATCCGGCCGGACGAAACAGGCGCCGAGCCCGGGCTGCCGGTGATGGTGGGCGCGTTCCGCGGTGATTTCTATGCGCCGTTAAAAGCCTACGGAGCCTTGCTTGAGCGGGGTCCGTTCACGTTCGCCAAAGTCCCGCCGGACGCATACGAGCCGATCTGGTGCGGTTGGGGATTCGGCCGCGATTTCACTCCGCAGGACATCTATAAAACCCTGCCGGCTGTCCGTGATCTGGGGATCCCCTGGGTGGTGATCGACGACGGGTTCCAGCAGAGTATCGGAGACTGGCCGCTGATCAAGGAAAAATTCCCCCGCGGTGACGCCGACATGCGGGCGCTGGTGGACAGTATCCACGCCGCCGGGTTCAAGGCCAAGCTGTGGTGGGTGCCGATGAACGTCCAGAGCACCGACCCGCTGATCGAGGAACATCCCGACTGGGTGGTGCTGGACAGCGAGGGCCGGGAAAAACGCGAGGACTGGTGGGATGTGTCCCAGCTCTGCCCGGCGTATCCTCCGGTAGTGGAGCAGCAGAAAGAGCTGGTGAGGCGTTTCCTTGAAGACTGGGATTACGACGGATTCAAGATGGACGGCGGCTGCCTGGGGATGGTGACCCCGTGCTACAACCCGGCCCACGGCCACAAGCACCCCGAGGAGTCGTGCCGGGCGGTGGCCTCGTTCTTCCAGGCGCTGCAGCAGGAAGCCGAGCGGATCAAGCCGGGCGCGGTAATGGAGGTCTGCGAATGCGGCCTGCCCCACGATCCGTTCAAGATGCAGTTCTACAACCAGCAGGTCTCCGCCGACCCTGTCTCCAGCGATCAGGTCCGCGCCCGGATCAAAACCTACCGCGCTCTGCTGGGAGATGACGCCGCTCTCTACGGCGACCACGTGGAACTCTCGACCGGGCCTTATCCGGGCGATGGAGTCGAAGTCAGAGAGGTCGGCAGCGATTTCGCCAGTACGCTCGCCCTGGGGGGAGTGATCGGCAGCAAGTTCACCGGTCTGGCCGACTCTCCCGGTGAGGACGAGCGCAAAAGACATCTCGGAATCCGCAGCCACTGGCGGCACTGGTTTGAGCTCTCTGACCGGCTCCGTCTCCACGAGGGCACCTACCTCAACCTCTACGATATCGGCTGGGACCTTCCAGAGACGCACGTGGTGGCCCGCGGCGACACGCTCTACTACGGGATTTTCGCCCAGGGGTTCGACGGTAAGGCAGAACTGCGGGGCCTGGAACCCGGCAGACAATACCTGCTGACCGACTACTCCACCGGCAAGGAACTGGGCCGGCTGGCAGCCACCGGACACGATACGTTCGAGTGCAGCGTGGACGGTAACCTGCTGGTGCGGGCCGCTCCGGCGGAGTGA
- a CDS encoding bifunctional sulfate adenylyltransferase/adenylylsulfate kinase codes for MTPHLIAPHGGELSELIVDRQRADELKTGSKDWSEWNLTPRQLCDIELLMNGGFSPLAGFMNREDYEKVCSDMRLADGTLWPIPVTLDVDEQTASSLEPGSMLALRDMEGVMVAVLEIQDVWQPDRAEEARRVFGTDNPEHPGVNHLHYMSHPWYAGGKLHGIQLPHHYDYRELRQGPREVRERFSALGWRKVVAFQTRNPMHRAHQELTFRAARDLEANLLIHPVVGMTKPGDVDHYTRVRCYQAILKSYPYNTVSLNLLPLAMRMGGPRECVLHAIIRKNYGCTHLIVGRDHAGPGSDSSGKPFYGPYDAQEMLKEYEQELGIGMVPFKMMVYVKDRDEYMPDDEVPEGANVYNLSGTQLRDRLSKGTDIPDWFSFPDVVKELRKTYPPRRKQGFTVFFTGLSGSGKSTVANVLMVKLMEMGGTRPITMLDGDIVRKNLSSELGFSKEHRDINILRIGYVAGEITKNGGIAICAPIAPYDSIRKQVRAEIEPLGGFLLVHVSTSLEVCEQRDRKGLYAKARAGIIKQFTGISDPYEEPADAEIVLDTGELTAEEAAQQVILSLEKEGYIGPMENDE; via the coding sequence ATGACGCCGCATCTGATTGCCCCCCACGGGGGCGAATTGTCCGAATTAATAGTTGACCGGCAGCGGGCCGATGAGTTAAAAACCGGCTCCAAAGATTGGTCCGAATGGAACCTGACTCCCCGTCAGCTCTGCGATATCGAACTGCTGATGAACGGCGGGTTCAGCCCGCTGGCCGGGTTCATGAACCGCGAAGACTACGAAAAAGTCTGCTCGGACATGCGCCTGGCCGATGGAACTCTCTGGCCGATCCCGGTTACACTGGATGTGGATGAGCAGACCGCCTCCTCGCTGGAACCAGGATCCATGCTGGCGCTGCGGGACATGGAGGGCGTGATGGTGGCCGTGCTGGAAATTCAGGACGTCTGGCAGCCCGACCGCGCCGAAGAGGCCCGCCGGGTATTCGGCACCGACAACCCGGAGCACCCCGGTGTGAACCACCTGCACTACATGTCGCACCCCTGGTATGCAGGCGGAAAGCTCCATGGCATCCAGCTGCCTCATCATTACGATTACAGGGAACTGCGCCAGGGTCCGCGCGAGGTGCGCGAACGCTTCAGCGCTCTCGGCTGGCGCAAGGTGGTGGCGTTCCAGACCCGCAACCCCATGCATCGCGCCCACCAGGAACTAACTTTCCGCGCCGCCAGGGACCTGGAAGCCAACCTGCTGATCCATCCCGTGGTGGGCATGACCAAGCCGGGAGACGTGGACCATTACACCCGCGTACGCTGCTACCAGGCGATTCTGAAAAGCTATCCCTACAACACTGTTTCGCTCAACCTGCTGCCGCTGGCGATGAGGATGGGCGGCCCCAGGGAGTGTGTCCTGCACGCGATTATCCGCAAGAACTACGGCTGCACGCACCTGATTGTCGGGCGAGATCACGCCGGTCCGGGTTCCGACTCCAGCGGCAAGCCGTTCTACGGCCCGTACGACGCCCAGGAGATGCTGAAAGAGTACGAGCAGGAACTGGGAATAGGGATGGTGCCGTTTAAGATGATGGTTTACGTGAAGGACCGCGATGAGTACATGCCGGATGACGAGGTCCCCGAGGGAGCCAACGTTTACAACTTGAGCGGCACCCAGCTCAGGGACCGGCTCTCCAAAGGCACGGATATCCCGGACTGGTTTTCGTTTCCCGACGTGGTCAAGGAGCTGCGCAAAACCTACCCGCCCCGGCGCAAGCAGGGATTCACCGTCTTTTTCACCGGACTTTCGGGCAGCGGCAAATCAACTGTGGCCAACGTGCTGATGGTCAAGCTGATGGAGATGGGCGGCACGCGGCCGATCACCATGCTCGACGGGGATATCGTGCGCAAGAACCTCAGCAGCGAACTGGGGTTCAGCAAGGAGCACCGCGATATAAACATCCTGCGGATCGGCTACGTGGCCGGCGAAATCACCAAGAACGGCGGCATCGCGATCTGCGCGCCGATTGCCCCCTACGACAGCATCCGCAAGCAGGTCCGCGCCGAAATCGAGCCGCTGGGCGGGTTCCTGCTGGTCCACGTTTCGACGTCGCTCGAAGTCTGCGAGCAGCGCGACCGCAAGGGTCTCTACGCCAAGGCCAGGGCCGGGATTATCAAGCAGTTCACCGGCATCTCGGACCCCTACGAGGAACCCGCCGACGCCGAGATCGTGCTCGACACCGGCGAACTGACCGCCGAGGAAGCCGCCCAGCAGGTGATTCTATCTCTCGAAAAAGAAGGCTACATCGGCCCGATGGAGAACGACGAATGA
- the cysQ gene encoding 3'(2'),5'-bisphosphate nucleotidase CysQ has protein sequence MSRRLEFDAELLGKILPEIIGIARGAGVKTVAFQPSAGGTVETKSDGSPVTLADRTSHEHIMDGLAKLEPGLVVISEEGDLDGVESGSCEQFWLVDPLDGTRDFLAGLDEYTVNIALVEDGNPIMGVVVAPAGGTAYFSARALGAWKQISGSPAQQISAAPSGDSLRAAISRSHSSKSTEEFLARLGATETLRSGSSIKICLVAEGAADIYPRLGPTSIWDTAAGVAVAREAGCEVTDLDGNQLGFDPADGILQQGFLVTRPELLEKALEALK, from the coding sequence ATGAGCCGGCGGCTGGAATTCGACGCCGAACTGCTCGGCAAAATCCTGCCGGAGATTATCGGTATCGCCAGGGGTGCGGGAGTTAAGACCGTTGCCTTCCAGCCATCCGCGGGCGGCACCGTGGAAACCAAGAGCGACGGCTCCCCAGTCACGCTGGCCGACAGGACCTCCCACGAGCATATCATGGATGGTCTCGCCAAGCTGGAGCCAGGGCTGGTGGTAATCAGCGAGGAGGGTGACCTCGACGGGGTCGAGTCCGGCTCCTGCGAGCAGTTCTGGCTGGTGGACCCGCTGGACGGAACCAGGGACTTCCTGGCCGGGCTGGACGAATACACGGTCAATATCGCGCTGGTGGAGGACGGCAACCCGATCATGGGCGTGGTAGTGGCCCCGGCAGGCGGAACCGCCTATTTCAGCGCCCGCGCCCTGGGAGCCTGGAAACAGATTTCCGGCTCACCTGCCCAGCAGATTTCCGCAGCACCAAGTGGTGACAGCCTGCGGGCCGCGATCAGCCGCTCGCACAGCTCCAAATCCACCGAGGAGTTCCTGGCCCGCCTGGGGGCTACAGAAACGCTGCGCAGCGGCAGTTCGATCAAAATCTGCCTGGTGGCCGAGGGCGCGGCCGATATCTATCCCCGGCTCGGCCCCACCAGTATCTGGGACACTGCCGCCGGCGTGGCCGTGGCCCGCGAAGCGGGCTGCGAGGTGACCGACCTGGATGGGAATCAACTTGGATTCGACCCGGCTGACGGGATTCTGCAGCAGGGCTTTCTTGTAACCCGGCCGGAGTTACTGGAGAAGGCGCTCGAGGCGCTGAAATAA
- a CDS encoding DUF3365 domain-containing protein, which yields MGKESKVFLTWPHHLRPLILSVAVFWTLIIGAALWRGFIQVENNNNEDAFLEAKVAFSKDLLYRRWAARHGGVYVPITEETPPNPYLSHVEERDITASSGKRLTLINPACMTRQVNELSLGENGLRGHITSLKLIRPENAPDPWERTALEAFERGEAEVSSIAFIEGKAHMRMMRPLITEERCLKCHAAQGYSAGDIRGGISVSVPMAPHLAQAKKMKTSLLYELSVIWLLGLLGIAVADRRIRAHENSRNAAEKELRKHREGLEQLIEERTADLKRTNEELKSEITERKQAEEALRESERYLVKAQDVAKVGSWAWDAHTDEAVWSDQTYRIFGYQPKEIVPSLQWLLVMLHPDDSERVKDGVEKSMKTRDPYDMEYRVIRKDGKEIIVHSRGEVVLDEKGEPTGMIGTIQDITERKRAEEKLQQEIRLNKILLDGFPGFVMLLRVSTREVVISNRIARDGGADPCTQCFSTIGQRGDPCPWCLAPKVWETGQSQHIEVWALGILWDAYWIPVTEDLYLHFAFDITDRNQLEEERIKASKLESIGVLAGGIAHDFNNILTVILGNISLANIFAGEDVKKTREVLVEAERASLKATNLTQQLLTFSKGGEPVKETTSISGLIIEATEFSLRGSNVKCRHYISKDLWPCEVDAGQIGQMIDNIIINADQAMPEGGTISVRAKNVAVSSEDVLPLAEGRYVRITIKDQGTGIPEEHLPRIFDPYFTTKQTGSGLGLTTSYSIVKRHGGHLAVESERDIGTTFQIYLPASAEQAEREEEERVETAVIKGRVLVMDDKRKVREVAIRMLEHIGHEAECAKNGTQAIEMYEQAKDSGKPFDAVILDLTIPGGMGGKETIEKLKEIDSKVKAIVSSGYSNDPVMANYHDYGFRGVVPKPFKIEELRNVLHRVMKEESG from the coding sequence ATGGGGAAAGAAAGCAAAGTGTTCCTAACCTGGCCACATCATCTCAGACCTTTGATTTTGAGTGTTGCAGTTTTCTGGACATTGATAATTGGCGCAGCGTTATGGCGGGGATTTATTCAAGTGGAGAATAATAATAATGAGGATGCGTTTTTGGAAGCAAAAGTCGCTTTTAGCAAGGACTTATTGTACCGGCGTTGGGCAGCGAGGCATGGCGGTGTTTATGTACCGATAACAGAAGAGACACCTCCCAATCCATATCTTTCCCATGTTGAGGAGCGTGATATTACGGCTTCTTCCGGAAAGCGTTTAACCTTGATAAATCCTGCCTGCATGACACGCCAAGTCAATGAACTTTCACTTGGTGAAAATGGGCTTCGTGGCCATATCACGAGCCTTAAGCTGATCCGGCCGGAAAATGCCCCTGATCCATGGGAGAGGACAGCACTTGAAGCATTTGAAAGAGGGGAGGCGGAAGTCAGTTCTATCGCGTTCATCGAGGGTAAAGCACACATGCGTATGATGCGGCCTTTGATAACCGAGGAAAGGTGTCTTAAATGCCATGCTGCTCAAGGTTATTCTGCAGGTGATATCAGGGGTGGTATCAGTGTTTCAGTACCGATGGCTCCCCACCTGGCACAGGCCAAAAAGATGAAAACGTCTCTGCTATATGAGCTCAGTGTTATCTGGCTTTTAGGGCTATTGGGTATAGCAGTTGCAGATCGGCGTATCCGTGCCCATGAGAACAGCCGAAATGCGGCAGAGAAGGAATTGAGAAAACATCGTGAAGGGCTGGAACAACTGATTGAAGAACGTACAGCAGACTTGAAAAGGACGAATGAAGAACTTAAGAGCGAAATCACCGAGCGCAAGCAGGCAGAGGAGGCGCTGCGGGAGAGCGAGAGATATCTGGTCAAGGCCCAGGACGTTGCAAAAGTTGGCAGTTGGGCATGGGATGCGCATACCGATGAGGCGGTATGGTCAGATCAAACTTACCGTATCTTTGGATATCAACCCAAGGAAATAGTACCATCATTGCAATGGTTACTGGTAATGTTGCACCCTGATGATTCCGAGCGGGTAAAAGACGGGGTGGAAAAATCGATGAAGACCCGTGATCCCTACGATATGGAGTACAGGGTCATCCGTAAAGATGGAAAGGAAATTATTGTTCACTCGAGGGGAGAGGTTGTGTTAGATGAAAAAGGTGAACCAACCGGTATGATTGGAACTATTCAGGACATCACCGAGCGCAAGCGGGCCGAGGAGAAACTGCAACAGGAAATTAGATTGAACAAAATTCTTCTGGATGGATTTCCAGGTTTTGTAATGTTGTTGCGAGTCTCTACTCGTGAAGTTGTAATATCCAATAGAATTGCCAGAGATGGTGGTGCCGATCCTTGCACTCAATGCTTTTCGACAATTGGGCAACGAGGAGACCCTTGTCCCTGGTGTTTAGCTCCAAAAGTGTGGGAGACAGGCCAATCTCAACATATAGAAGTATGGGCGTTAGGCATATTATGGGATGCCTACTGGATACCAGTAACAGAGGATTTGTACTTGCACTTCGCCTTCGACATCACCGATCGCAACCAACTCGAAGAAGAGCGTATCAAAGCCTCCAAGCTTGAATCCATCGGTGTTCTTGCCGGTGGGATCGCCCACGATTTCAACAATATCCTGACAGTTATTCTGGGTAATATATCCCTGGCAAATATATTTGCAGGCGAAGACGTTAAGAAGACCAGGGAGGTACTGGTCGAAGCTGAGAGGGCCAGCTTGAAAGCGACGAATTTGACCCAGCAGCTACTGACTTTCTCGAAAGGTGGAGAACCGGTTAAGGAGACGACCTCGATTTCAGGATTGATAATAGAGGCTACAGAATTCTCTCTTAGAGGTTCCAATGTAAAATGCAGGCATTACATCTCAAAAGACCTCTGGCCCTGCGAGGTTGATGCGGGTCAGATCGGCCAGATGATCGACAACATTATAATCAACGCCGACCAGGCCATGCCGGAGGGCGGGACGATCAGCGTCCGGGCTAAGAACGTTGCTGTCAGCTCCGAGGATGTTTTGCCGCTGGCTGAGGGAAGGTATGTAAGGATAACGATCAAGGATCAGGGGACCGGCATACCTGAAGAACATCTACCGAGGATATTCGATCCCTATTTCACGACCAAGCAGACAGGGAGTGGACTCGGGCTTACCACATCGTATTCGATCGTCAAGAGGCACGGTGGTCATCTTGCCGTGGAGAGTGAGCGTGACATCGGGACAACTTTCCAGATCTATCTTCCTGCTTCAGCCGAGCAGGCAGAGAGAGAAGAAGAAGAGCGGGTGGAAACCGCCGTAATCAAGGGCAGGGTTCTGGTGATGGATGATAAGCGTAAAGTGCGTGAAGTGGCCATCAGGATGCTGGAGCACATAGGGCATGAGGCGGAATGCGCCAAAAATGGTACTCAGGCCATCGAGATGTACGAGCAGGCAAAGGACTCCGGCAAACCGTTTGATGCGGTGATTCTGGACCTGACGATTCCCGGCGGCATGGGAGGCAAGGAGACGATCGAGAAGTTGAAGGAAATAGACTCGAAAGTAAAAGCAATAGTATCGAGCGGCTACTCCAACGATCCTGTGATGGCCAACTATCACGATTATGGGTTCAGAGGTGTTGTGCCAAAGCCGTTCAAGATTGAGGAACTGAGAAACGTACTGCACAGGGTGATGAAGGAAGAGAGCGGTTGA
- a CDS encoding tyrosine-type recombinase/integrase — translation MSVIHPATGMGESHPGIRLLKRAKVRYRKFHDIRHTFASHLLSQGESPVYVKEQLGHASIQMTVDIYGHWIRTAENGQAVDRLDE, via the coding sequence ATGTCGGTTATACATCCAGCGACAGGAATGGGGGAGTCGCACCCTGGGATAAGGTTGCTAAAAAGGGCTAAAGTCCGCTACCGAAAGTTCCACGACATCAGGCACACTTTTGCCAGTCACCTGCTTAGCCAGGGTGAAAGTCCGGTTTATGTCAAAGAACAGTTGGGCCATGCCAGCATTCAGATGACGGTGGACATCTACGGCCATTGGATTCGGACAGCAGAAAACGGGCAGGCAGTTGATCGGTTAGACGAGTAA
- a CDS encoding ATP-binding cassette domain-containing protein: MISVNELDLDAGGFSLRGVSFEIPTGGYGVLMGRTGSGKTTILEGICGLRPVRSGTVCLMGRDVTRLKPGERGIGYVPQDGALFTTMTVREHLALGPTIRRHQPDEVARRVAELAEMLGIEHLLERKPAGLSGGEIQRVALGRALSIRPRVLCLDEPLHALDDETHEEMCRLLVELRRQSRVTTLHVTHSRSEMERLADHLFVLEDGAVSLERTRLPAAGGASPDAIGHPVDKE, encoded by the coding sequence ATGATATCGGTGAACGAACTGGATCTCGACGCCGGCGGGTTTTCCCTGCGGGGAGTGTCCTTCGAAATCCCCACCGGCGGCTACGGGGTGCTGATGGGCAGGACCGGCAGCGGCAAGACCACCATCCTCGAGGGCATCTGCGGGCTCCGCCCGGTGCGCTCGGGCACCGTTTGCCTGATGGGGCGCGACGTGACCCGGCTGAAACCCGGTGAGCGCGGCATCGGCTACGTGCCCCAGGACGGGGCCCTGTTTACCACCATGACCGTCCGGGAGCACCTCGCCCTGGGACCGACAATCCGCCGGCATCAGCCGGATGAAGTGGCCCGGCGGGTGGCGGAACTGGCCGAGATGCTCGGGATCGAACACCTGCTGGAGCGCAAGCCCGCCGGTCTGAGCGGAGGCGAAATTCAGCGGGTGGCCCTGGGACGGGCCCTTTCCATCCGGCCCCGGGTCCTTTGCCTGGACGAACCGCTGCACGCCCTGGATGACGAAACCCATGAGGAGATGTGCCGGCTGCTGGTGGAATTGCGCCGCCAGAGCCGGGTGACCACCCTGCACGTCACCCACAGCCGGAGCGAAATGGAGCGGCTGGCCGACCATCTGTTCGTCCTGGAGGACGGGGCGGTTTCCCTGGAGAGGACTCGCCTGCCGGCCGCGGGGGGAGCGAGTCCTGACGCAATCGGCCATCCTGTTGATAAGGAGTAA
- a CDS encoding ABC transporter permease, with the protein MTAAPDKAPEGYRPPSDRVFFFCLILLGSSYILIIVAMLVADATFTTPSHFLASFRSPEIRYAIWLSLCSCTITTVMSLWVAVPIGYLMSRFQFRGKVVIDAVMDIPIVLPPLVIGLSLLILFQTPAGRLFQGLVKVTYEIPSVILAQFMVACAFAVRTMQVTFDQINQRQEQVALTLGCSRAQAFWIVVFPQARRGLLTAASLAWARALGEFGPILIFSGATRMKTEVLPTTIFLELTVGNIEAAVAVSLLMVLCAAAVLVIVRIYGRDAPFGKLLRL; encoded by the coding sequence ATGACCGCCGCGCCGGACAAGGCCCCGGAGGGCTACCGGCCGCCATCGGACAGGGTCTTCTTTTTCTGCCTGATCCTGTTGGGTTCCAGCTACATCCTGATCATCGTCGCCATGCTGGTGGCAGACGCCACCTTTACCACCCCTTCGCATTTTCTGGCCTCCTTCAGGAGTCCTGAAATCCGCTACGCCATCTGGCTCAGCCTCTGTTCGTGCACCATCACCACGGTGATGTCCCTCTGGGTGGCGGTGCCGATCGGTTACCTGATGAGCCGCTTCCAGTTTCGCGGCAAGGTGGTGATCGATGCGGTGATGGACATCCCGATCGTGCTGCCTCCCCTGGTGATTGGACTCAGCCTGCTGATCCTGTTCCAGACCCCGGCCGGCCGCCTGTTCCAGGGCCTGGTCAAGGTGACCTACGAGATACCCAGCGTGATCCTGGCCCAGTTCATGGTGGCCTGCGCCTTTGCCGTGCGCACCATGCAGGTCACTTTCGACCAGATCAACCAGCGCCAGGAGCAGGTGGCCCTCACTCTGGGCTGCAGCCGTGCACAGGCGTTCTGGATCGTGGTTTTCCCCCAGGCCCGGCGCGGACTGCTCACCGCGGCCAGCCTGGCCTGGGCCCGGGCCCTGGGTGAATTCGGCCCGATACTGATTTTTTCCGGGGCCACCCGGATGAAAACCGAAGTGCTGCCGACCACTATCTTTCTGGAGCTGACCGTGGGGAACATCGAAGCGGCGGTGGCGGTTTCGCTGCTGATGGTCCTCTGTGCGGCCGCCGTACTGGTAATCGTGCGCATCTACGGCAGGGATGCGCCGTTTGGAAAGCTGTTGCGCCTATGA